A genomic region of Litoribrevibacter albus contains the following coding sequences:
- a CDS encoding NADH:ubiquinone reductase (Na(+)-transporting) subunit B, with the protein MSLRGFLDKIEPQFHKGGKYEKWYALFEAVDTIFYSPGSTTKTTAHVRDGIDLKRMMITVWFCLWPAMFYGMWNIGLQANTAIAAGTGTGPTDWHALFFTGHDPASMLDNFMFGAAYFLPIYLVTFAVGGFWEVLFAMTRGHEVNEGFFVTSILFALILPPSIPLWQVALGISFGVVIGKEVFGGTGKNFLNPALTGRAFLFFAYPAQMSGDAIWTAVDGFSGATPLGLAATGGVDAILASGVTWVDTFFGNIQGSVGETSTLMLLIGGGALLLTGIASWRIVAGVMIGMVATSLMLNSVGSETNHMFALPWYWHLTLGGFAIGMLFMATDPVSASMTNKGKWYFGALIGFMVVLIRVVNPAFPEGMMLAILFANLFAPLIDHFVVQANIKRRLARVQ; encoded by the coding sequence GTGAGTCTTAGAGGATTCCTGGACAAGATCGAGCCTCAATTCCATAAAGGGGGCAAATACGAGAAGTGGTATGCGCTTTTTGAAGCGGTAGATACCATTTTCTATTCACCTGGTAGCACAACTAAAACGACAGCTCACGTACGTGATGGTATTGACCTTAAGCGTATGATGATTACTGTATGGTTCTGCTTATGGCCTGCGATGTTCTACGGAATGTGGAACATTGGTCTTCAAGCAAATACTGCTATCGCAGCTGGAACAGGTACTGGGCCTACTGATTGGCATGCACTGTTCTTTACTGGTCATGATCCTGCCAGCATGTTAGATAACTTCATGTTTGGTGCTGCTTATTTCCTTCCTATCTACCTGGTGACTTTCGCTGTAGGTGGATTCTGGGAAGTGTTGTTTGCAATGACTCGTGGTCATGAAGTTAACGAAGGTTTCTTTGTTACTTCTATCTTGTTTGCGTTGATTCTTCCACCATCAATTCCTCTATGGCAGGTTGCTTTGGGCATCAGCTTTGGTGTGGTAATTGGTAAAGAAGTATTTGGCGGCACAGGTAAAAACTTCCTGAACCCAGCACTAACTGGTCGTGCATTCTTGTTCTTCGCTTATCCTGCTCAAATGTCAGGTGATGCAATCTGGACTGCAGTTGACGGTTTCTCTGGTGCTACGCCTCTAGGTTTGGCGGCAACAGGCGGTGTTGATGCTATTTTGGCAAGCGGCGTAACTTGGGTTGATACTTTCTTCGGTAACATCCAAGGTTCTGTAGGCGAAACTTCGACTCTGATGCTATTAATCGGTGGTGGTGCATTGCTACTGACTGGTATCGCATCATGGAGAATCGTTGCTGGTGTAATGATCGGTATGGTCGCTACTTCGTTGATGTTGAACAGTGTTGGTTCTGAAACTAACCATATGTTTGCATTACCTTGGTATTGGCACCTTACTTTGGGTGGCTTTGCTATTGGTATGTTGTTCATGGCGACAGACCCTGTATCTGCGTCAATGACCAATAAAGGTAAGTGGTATTTTGGTGCTCTGATTGGCTTTATGGTTGTGTTGATCCGTGTGGTTAACCCTGCATTCCCAGAAGGCATGATGTTGGCGATTCTATTTGCTAACTTGTTCGCACCGTTGATTGACCACTTTGTCGTACAAGCAAACATCAAGAGGAGGTTAGCGCGTGTCCAGTAA
- the nqrE gene encoding NADH:ubiquinone reductase (Na(+)-transporting) subunit E produces the protein MEHYLSLLIRAIFVENMALAFFLGMCTFIAISKKIQTAIGLGVAVVVVLAITVPVNNLIYNNLLREGALTWISPEYATVDLSFLGLLSYIGVIAAMVQILEMVLDKYIPSLYNSLGVFLPLITVNCAIMGASLFMVERDYQFGESVVYGVGAGIGWALAITALAGIREKLKYSDIPEGLRGLGITFFCVGLMSLGFMSFGGISL, from the coding sequence ATGGAACATTATTTAAGCTTACTTATTCGAGCTATTTTCGTTGAGAACATGGCGTTAGCATTCTTCTTGGGAATGTGTACGTTTATTGCAATCTCTAAGAAGATTCAGACGGCTATTGGTCTTGGTGTAGCGGTTGTTGTTGTATTGGCAATTACCGTACCGGTGAATAATCTGATTTATAACAACCTTCTTCGAGAAGGTGCGTTAACTTGGATTAGCCCTGAATACGCAACTGTAGATCTAAGCTTCCTGGGCTTATTGAGCTACATTGGCGTTATCGCGGCGATGGTTCAGATCCTTGAGATGGTGTTGGATAAATATATTCCTTCACTTTATAACTCCTTGGGTGTGTTCCTTCCTTTGATTACTGTGAACTGTGCGATCATGGGTGCTTCTCTTTTCATGGTGGAGCGTGATTATCAGTTCGGTGAAAGTGTTGTGTATGGTGTGGGTGCTGGTATTGGTTGGGCACTTGCTATTACTGCACTGGCCGGTATTCGTGAAAAGCTGAAGTACAGCGACATTCCAGAAGGTCTACGTGGTCTTGGTATCACTTTCTTCTGTGTAGGTTTGATGTCTTTAGGTTTCATGTCTTTCGGCGGTATTTCACTATAG
- the mfd gene encoding transcription-repair coupling factor, translating to MLFNSADLIKEPQSSDHKRYGNVVGSSAALLIAQTLQKVNGFGLVITDNNSQANILSQELEFFSQGNLPVLNFPDWETLPYDTFSPHQDIISERLKTLNNLGQTTQGVLVISAQTLMQKVPPNSFIGKFVFSINVGSLLKLDRLKERLAHAGYQHVDTVYEHGEFSIRGSIIDLFPMGHDLPYRIELFDDEIESVRSFDPESQRSIDKFDQVNLLPAREFPCNEESLSAFRKLFRETFEQSHKAPLLKDLQNNLIPSGIEYYQPLFFQASDNAEMSSLVDYLPKNTCIFSFSQLNEHIEKFWNDIDQRFESLRYDIERPILPPAELYLRPGDLLAQIKSFQRISLSENPIEEQQGRINLPVSTAPDLSVDHRLTEPYSRIIQFSKDYDGTVVLIPDSPGRRETLAESLKAAGVSTQNIDHWKDLSFTEKKTVQLLVAPLAKGVLFDTQQLAIITEQELFGFTVSQRRRTTKTEDHSDQVIKNLTELKMDAPVVHLDHGVGRYRGLETIELDGQANEFLILEYADNAKLYVPVNNLHMIARYTGADDEHAPINKLGSERWSQAKRKAAEKARDTAVQLLDIYARRAAKKGFMFELPDESYRQFSAGFPFEETPDQAQAINAVIQDMHKPNPMDRLVCGDVGFGKTEVAMRAAFVAVQSGKQVAVLVPTTLLAQQHYESFRDRFAEWPVKVDVLSRFKTTKEQNTALQQLEEGKIDILVGTHKIIQGDVKFKDLGLLIIDEEHRFGVQQKEKLKSLRSDIDILTLTATPIPRTLNMSMSGIRDLSIIATPPAKRLSVKTFVRQKDDVTMREALLRELLRGGQAYVLHNEVKTIEKVTQDIRDLMPEARVEFAHGQMRESELERIMSDFYHRRFNILVCTTIIETGIDVPNANTIIIERADKFGLAQLHQLRGRVGRSHHQAYAYLMTPPPRSITKDAVKRLEAISAADTLGAGFTLATHDLEIRGAGELLGEDQSGQIEGVGFTLYMELLEDAVKSIKEGKEPNLDKPLQQSTEVNLKVPALIPNEYLPDIHERLIIYKRISNASDKESLHDLKVELVDRFGLLPDATKNLFRLTELRFKAESLGITKIEAGPKSGKMNFASDTSVDTFKIVTMMQSQPQKYRLQGGNQLQFTLDMDKTERRFQAVDALLNELAPKE from the coding sequence ATGCTGTTTAACTCTGCAGACTTGATAAAAGAACCTCAATCCTCGGACCACAAACGGTATGGCAACGTAGTTGGGTCATCCGCTGCTTTGCTAATTGCTCAAACACTGCAGAAGGTTAACGGCTTTGGATTGGTGATTACAGACAACAACAGCCAAGCCAATATCCTAAGCCAAGAGTTAGAATTCTTTTCTCAGGGAAATCTTCCGGTCTTGAACTTCCCTGACTGGGAGACCTTGCCCTACGATACGTTTTCACCGCATCAAGACATCATTTCCGAGCGCTTAAAGACACTCAACAATCTAGGGCAGACAACTCAGGGCGTGCTTGTTATTTCTGCTCAAACGCTAATGCAGAAGGTTCCGCCAAACTCTTTCATTGGAAAGTTTGTCTTTTCTATCAATGTCGGCAGCTTATTAAAACTCGACCGCCTTAAAGAACGACTAGCTCACGCAGGCTATCAACACGTCGATACCGTATATGAGCATGGTGAATTTTCCATTCGCGGTTCGATCATCGATCTCTTTCCAATGGGGCATGATCTCCCCTACCGAATCGAGCTGTTTGACGATGAAATCGAAAGCGTTCGAAGCTTTGATCCTGAAAGCCAGAGATCGATTGATAAGTTTGACCAAGTCAATCTACTGCCCGCACGGGAATTCCCTTGCAATGAAGAGAGCCTTTCAGCCTTTCGTAAATTATTCCGAGAAACATTTGAACAATCGCATAAAGCACCCTTACTGAAAGACTTACAAAACAACCTCATTCCGTCAGGCATTGAATATTACCAACCTCTGTTTTTTCAGGCATCCGACAATGCAGAAATGAGTTCTTTGGTAGATTATCTGCCAAAAAACACCTGCATCTTCAGTTTCAGCCAACTGAACGAGCATATTGAAAAATTCTGGAACGACATTGATCAACGTTTCGAAAGTTTGCGTTACGATATTGAGCGTCCGATTTTGCCTCCTGCAGAACTGTACCTAAGACCAGGCGACTTGCTTGCTCAAATCAAGAGCTTCCAACGAATTTCTCTATCCGAAAACCCGATCGAGGAACAGCAAGGGCGAATAAACCTACCTGTTTCAACGGCACCAGATCTAAGTGTTGATCATCGACTGACAGAACCCTACAGCCGCATCATTCAATTCTCCAAGGATTATGATGGCACCGTGGTATTAATTCCTGATTCCCCCGGTCGAAGAGAAACACTCGCAGAATCTCTGAAAGCAGCGGGCGTTTCCACTCAGAATATCGACCACTGGAAAGACCTCTCTTTTACTGAAAAGAAAACTGTACAACTGCTTGTTGCACCTTTGGCAAAAGGCGTGCTTTTTGACACCCAACAGTTGGCCATCATCACCGAACAGGAGCTATTTGGTTTCACAGTCAGTCAACGCCGTCGTACCACCAAGACAGAAGATCACAGCGATCAGGTCATCAAGAACCTTACCGAGCTTAAAATGGACGCACCAGTCGTCCACTTGGATCACGGTGTCGGTCGCTACCGAGGTCTGGAAACCATTGAACTGGACGGCCAAGCCAATGAATTCCTGATATTGGAATACGCCGACAACGCCAAACTGTACGTACCTGTAAACAATCTGCATATGATTGCACGTTATACAGGTGCCGATGACGAACACGCGCCAATCAACAAATTAGGCTCCGAACGCTGGAGCCAAGCCAAACGTAAAGCCGCCGAAAAGGCCAGAGACACTGCCGTTCAACTGCTCGACATTTATGCCCGCCGCGCCGCTAAGAAAGGCTTTATGTTTGAATTGCCCGACGAAAGCTATCGCCAGTTTTCAGCAGGCTTCCCATTTGAAGAAACCCCGGATCAGGCACAAGCTATCAACGCCGTTATTCAGGACATGCACAAGCCAAACCCGATGGACCGACTGGTGTGTGGTGACGTAGGGTTTGGTAAAACTGAAGTGGCCATGCGAGCTGCATTCGTTGCTGTTCAATCAGGAAAACAAGTGGCCGTATTGGTTCCTACGACACTGTTGGCGCAACAGCATTATGAAAGCTTCCGGGATCGCTTTGCGGAATGGCCGGTAAAAGTTGATGTACTATCTCGCTTCAAAACCACAAAAGAACAAAACACCGCCCTCCAACAATTAGAGGAAGGTAAAATCGACATTCTTGTGGGCACCCACAAGATCATTCAGGGTGACGTGAAGTTTAAAGATTTAGGGCTACTCATCATTGATGAAGAACACCGATTTGGCGTTCAACAAAAGGAAAAGCTTAAATCACTACGTTCAGATATTGATATTCTGACGCTTACTGCAACGCCTATCCCAAGAACGCTGAACATGTCTATGTCTGGCATTCGCGATTTATCGATTATCGCCACACCACCAGCAAAACGTCTCTCGGTCAAAACCTTCGTTCGACAGAAAGACGATGTCACCATGAGAGAAGCCCTACTCCGTGAACTACTCCGTGGCGGTCAGGCTTATGTACTCCATAACGAAGTAAAGACCATTGAGAAAGTCACTCAAGACATTCGAGACCTGATGCCAGAAGCCCGAGTAGAATTCGCTCATGGGCAAATGCGAGAATCCGAACTTGAACGCATCATGTCTGACTTCTATCACAGACGATTCAACATTCTTGTTTGTACGACCATTATCGAAACCGGTATTGACGTTCCCAATGCCAACACCATCATTATCGAGCGTGCAGACAAATTCGGACTGGCTCAACTCCACCAACTACGTGGTCGTGTCGGGCGCTCTCACCACCAGGCTTACGCCTATTTGATGACACCACCGCCAAGAAGCATTACGAAAGATGCCGTGAAACGTCTTGAAGCCATCAGCGCTGCTGACACCTTAGGTGCCGGCTTCACATTAGCAACCCATGACCTTGAAATTCGTGGTGCTGGTGAACTGCTTGGTGAAGATCAAAGCGGTCAGATCGAAGGGGTTGGTTTCACCCTTTATATGGAGCTACTGGAAGACGCGGTCAAATCCATCAAAGAAGGTAAAGAACCTAACTTAGACAAACCACTTCAGCAATCCACAGAAGTAAACTTAAAGGTTCCGGCATTAATTCCTAATGAATACCTACCAGATATACATGAACGCCTGATCATCTATAAGCGCATTTCTAATGCCAGCGACAAAGAATCGTTGCATGACCTGAAGGTAGAACTGGTTGATCGTTTTGGTCTATTACCTGACGCCACCAAAAATCTATTCCGTCTGACCGAATTACGATTCAAGGCCGAGTCATTAGGTATTACAAAAATTGAAGCAGGCCCCAAATCTGGAAAAATGAACTTCGCATCAGACACAAGTGTAGACACCTTCAAAATTGTCACTATGATGCAATCTCAACCACAGAAGTATCGTTTACAAGGTGGCAATCAGTTGCAATTTACGTTAGATATGGACAAAACTGAACGCCGTTTCCAGGCAGTGGATGCCCTTTTAAACGAATTAGCACCAAAGGAATAA
- the nqrF gene encoding NADH:ubiquinone reductase (Na(+)-transporting) subunit F, protein MLETEVILGVVMFTVIVMALVAVILSARAKLVNSGDVTILINDDPDKAMTTPAGGKLLQTLAGGNVFLSSACGGGGTCAQCKCKVFEGGGDMLPTEASHFTKREAQEGWRLACQVAVKQDMKIEVEEEVFGVKKWECTVESNPNVATFIKELTLRLPEGENVDFRAGGYVQLECPPHHVKYGDFDIPDEYRGDWDHFGIFKYESIVKEPVIRAYSMANYPEERGLVKFNIRIATPPPGTDHPPGIMSSYVFSLKPGDKITVYGPFGEFFAKDTDAEMVFIGGGAGMAPMRSHIFDQLKRLKSKRKISFWYGARSMRESFYNEEYDMLAAENDNFEWHLALSDPQPEDNWDGLTGFIHNVLYEQYLKDHPAPEDCEFYMCGPPMMNAAVINMLENLGVEPENILLDDFGG, encoded by the coding sequence ATGTTAGAAACTGAAGTAATACTCGGCGTAGTGATGTTCACGGTTATCGTGATGGCGCTTGTGGCAGTTATTCTGTCTGCACGTGCTAAGCTTGTGAACTCAGGTGATGTCACTATTCTGATCAATGATGACCCGGACAAGGCAATGACTACCCCAGCTGGTGGTAAGTTGCTTCAAACTTTGGCCGGTGGAAACGTGTTCTTGTCATCCGCTTGTGGTGGCGGTGGTACTTGTGCTCAGTGTAAGTGTAAAGTGTTTGAAGGTGGCGGTGACATGCTGCCAACTGAAGCATCTCACTTTACTAAGCGTGAGGCTCAAGAAGGCTGGCGTCTTGCGTGTCAGGTTGCTGTTAAGCAAGACATGAAGATTGAAGTGGAAGAAGAGGTCTTTGGTGTTAAGAAGTGGGAATGTACGGTTGAGTCTAACCCGAACGTTGCTACTTTCATTAAAGAACTTACGCTTCGCCTTCCTGAAGGTGAAAACGTTGACTTCCGTGCAGGTGGTTATGTTCAGCTTGAATGTCCTCCGCACCATGTTAAGTACGGCGACTTCGATATTCCTGACGAGTATCGTGGTGACTGGGATCACTTCGGCATCTTTAAGTACGAGTCAATCGTTAAAGAGCCAGTAATTCGTGCTTACTCAATGGCAAATTACCCTGAAGAGCGTGGTTTGGTGAAATTCAATATTCGTATTGCTACACCGCCTCCAGGAACAGATCACCCGCCAGGCATCATGTCTTCGTACGTATTCAGTCTGAAGCCTGGTGATAAGATCACTGTGTACGGACCATTTGGTGAGTTCTTCGCGAAAGATACTGATGCGGAAATGGTATTCATCGGTGGTGGTGCTGGTATGGCACCAATGCGTTCACATATCTTTGATCAGCTGAAGCGTTTGAAGAGCAAGCGTAAGATCAGCTTCTGGTATGGTGCGCGTTCTATGCGTGAGTCCTTCTATAACGAAGAGTACGACATGCTGGCTGCTGAGAATGACAACTTTGAATGGCACTTGGCTCTTTCCGATCCTCAGCCAGAGGACAACTGGGATGGCCTGACAGGATTCATTCATAACGTTCTTTATGAGCAGTACTTGAAAGACCATCCTGCGCCAGAAGATTGTGAGTTCTACATGTGTGGGCCTCCAATGATGAACGCAGCTGTGATCAACATGTTAGAAAACTTGGGTGTAGAGCCTGAGAACATTCTGCTTGATGATTTCGGTGGTTAA
- a CDS encoding Na(+)-translocating NADH-quinone reductase subunit C codes for MSSNNDTIGKTITVALLLCIVCSVVVSGAAILLKPEQVANKALDMQRNILAIGGLAQPGESLTKAKVEELFGQIEQKYVDLNTGKFTDAPFPNYDQVKATKDPKFSEVIPADQDISSLKRKANVATVYKVVSGESAGRLILPVSGYGLWSTLYGFVALESDLNTVAGLGFYSHSETPGLGGEVDNPRWKKMWIGKKIYDESGNVAAKVKKGMVNPDVAVEKQHQVDGLSGATLTSKGVSNLIKFWLGDNGFASFLKNYKAGEA; via the coding sequence GTGTCCAGTAATAACGATACGATCGGTAAAACTATCACAGTCGCACTTCTTTTGTGTATTGTGTGTTCTGTTGTGGTTTCTGGTGCTGCAATTCTTCTTAAACCAGAACAAGTCGCAAACAAAGCGTTGGATATGCAACGTAATATTCTTGCGATTGGTGGTTTGGCACAGCCAGGTGAAAGCCTGACTAAAGCTAAAGTTGAAGAGTTGTTTGGTCAGATTGAGCAAAAGTATGTTGACCTGAATACAGGTAAATTTACTGATGCTCCTTTCCCTAATTACGATCAAGTAAAGGCAACAAAAGATCCTAAATTCTCTGAAGTAATTCCTGCTGATCAGGATATTTCTTCTTTGAAGCGTAAAGCCAACGTCGCTACTGTTTATAAAGTGGTTAGCGGTGAAAGTGCAGGGCGTTTGATTCTTCCTGTGAGTGGTTATGGCCTATGGTCAACACTGTATGGCTTCGTTGCTCTTGAATCAGATCTGAATACTGTTGCTGGTCTAGGTTTTTACTCTCACTCTGAAACTCCTGGTTTGGGTGGTGAAGTAGACAATCCTCGTTGGAAGAAAATGTGGATTGGTAAGAAAATCTATGATGAGAGCGGTAACGTTGCAGCAAAAGTTAAAAAAGGCATGGTTAACCCTGACGTCGCCGTTGAAAAACAGCATCAGGTTGATGGCCTTTCAGGCGCAACACTTACCAGTAAAGGTGTAAGTAATCTGATTAAGTTCTGGTTGGGTGATAACGGTTTCGCATCATTCCTGAAGAACTACAAAGCAGGGGAGGCTTAA
- a CDS encoding glyceraldehyde-3-phosphate dehydrogenase, which translates to MAETHFSDWKNREEIAETMIPLVGKLSRDRNVIATVYGRSLVNRSVIHILKAHRAARRIETSELSVADSLKVVQAILELGIRNARIDIGKLGYRLSKQPEGTDAVEYVKAELSELGDTSNVKQEGRDVVLYGFGRIGRLLARILIEKAGSGENTRLRAIVVRQGKGNDLEKRASLLRRDSVHGSFQGTITVDEENCGIIANGNFIKVIYSSAPDTVDYESYGIKDAIIVDNTGKWRDVEGLSLHLQAKGASKAILTAPGKGDMKNIVYGINSDSIEESDKLISAASCTTNAITPVLKAINDEFGIEHGHVETVHSYTNDQNLIDNYHSADRRGRSAPLNMVITETGAAKAVSKALPEMAGKLTGNAIRVPTPNVSMAILNLSLKKETTTEEINAYLRRTALYSELQQQIDYVDSPEVVSSDFVGSRKAGIVDGKATIVNGDKAVLYVWYDNEFGYSCQVVRILEQVAGCKFPEYPLDKK; encoded by the coding sequence ATCGCAGAAACTCATTTTTCTGATTGGAAAAATCGTGAAGAAATAGCAGAAACTATGATCCCGCTTGTGGGTAAATTAAGCCGTGATCGTAACGTTATTGCTACGGTTTATGGTCGCTCTCTAGTAAATCGTTCTGTAATTCATATCTTAAAAGCACATCGTGCAGCTCGTCGTATTGAGACTTCTGAGTTGTCAGTTGCGGACAGTTTGAAAGTAGTTCAAGCAATTCTTGAACTTGGTATCCGTAATGCGCGTATTGATATTGGTAAGCTTGGCTATCGTTTGAGCAAGCAACCTGAAGGCACTGATGCGGTTGAGTATGTAAAAGCTGAGTTGTCTGAGTTAGGCGATACTTCTAATGTTAAACAAGAAGGTCGTGATGTTGTTCTTTATGGTTTCGGTCGTATTGGTCGTTTGTTGGCTCGTATTCTTATCGAAAAGGCAGGCAGCGGTGAGAACACCCGTCTACGCGCAATCGTAGTTCGTCAAGGTAAAGGTAATGACCTTGAGAAGCGTGCGAGCTTGTTGCGTCGTGACTCTGTGCACGGTTCTTTCCAAGGTACGATCACTGTTGATGAAGAAAACTGCGGTATCATCGCAAACGGCAACTTCATTAAAGTAATCTACTCAAGTGCTCCTGATACAGTTGATTACGAGTCGTATGGCATCAAAGACGCGATCATCGTGGACAACACTGGTAAGTGGCGTGATGTTGAAGGTCTTTCTTTGCACCTTCAGGCAAAAGGCGCTTCTAAGGCGATTCTGACTGCACCTGGTAAAGGTGACATGAAGAACATCGTTTATGGTATCAACAGTGACTCTATCGAAGAGTCTGATAAGTTGATCTCTGCGGCTTCTTGTACAACCAATGCTATTACACCTGTTCTGAAAGCAATTAACGATGAGTTCGGTATTGAGCATGGTCACGTTGAGACTGTTCACTCATACACTAACGACCAGAACTTGATTGATAACTACCATAGTGCTGATCGTCGTGGTCGTTCTGCGCCACTAAACATGGTTATCACTGAAACGGGTGCAGCGAAAGCAGTATCCAAAGCGCTTCCAGAAATGGCTGGTAAGCTGACTGGTAACGCGATTCGTGTTCCTACTCCAAACGTTTCTATGGCAATCCTGAATCTTTCTCTTAAGAAAGAGACAACGACTGAAGAGATCAATGCGTATCTACGTCGTACTGCTTTGTACTCTGAATTACAACAGCAGATTGACTATGTTGATTCTCCTGAAGTTGTATCTTCTGATTTCGTTGGTTCTCGTAAGGCAGGTATCGTTGATGGTAAAGCAACGATCGTGAATGGTGATAAAGCTGTTCTTTATGTTTGGTATGACAACGAGTTTGGTTACAGCTGTCAGGTTGTTCGCATTCTTGAGCAAGTTGCTGGATGCAAATTCCCTGAATATCCGTTGGATAAAAAGTAA
- a CDS encoding NADH:ubiquinone reductase (Na(+)-transporting) subunit D encodes MSEIKQVLTEPVVKNNPIALQILGICSALAVTTSLNVALVMSVAVTLVTACSSLAISVIRMHIPNSIRIIVQMTIIASLVIVVDQMLKAFAYSTSKQLSVFVGLIITNCIVMGRAEAYAMKNGPGMSFLDGIGNGLGYSAILILVAFFRELFGAGKLFGIEILPLVTEGGWYNPNGLLLLPPSAFFLIGGIIWVLRTYQKDQLESAEYKIAKNTTKEAY; translated from the coding sequence ATGTCTGAAATTAAACAGGTATTGACTGAACCAGTCGTAAAAAATAACCCGATTGCACTTCAAATTCTGGGTATCTGTTCAGCACTTGCTGTAACCACGTCTCTGAATGTTGCTCTTGTTATGAGCGTCGCCGTAACCTTGGTTACAGCGTGTTCTAGCTTAGCTATTTCAGTTATTCGTATGCACATCCCGAACAGTATTCGTATTATTGTTCAGATGACCATTATTGCTTCTTTAGTAATTGTGGTAGACCAAATGCTGAAAGCATTTGCTTATTCAACGAGTAAGCAGCTATCGGTATTCGTTGGTTTGATCATTACGAACTGTATCGTAATGGGACGTGCTGAAGCGTATGCAATGAAAAATGGTCCGGGAATGAGCTTCCTGGACGGTATCGGTAATGGATTGGGTTATTCTGCAATCCTTATCCTGGTTGCGTTCTTCCGTGAGCTATTCGGTGCAGGTAAATTGTTCGGTATCGAAATTCTACCTTTGGTAACTGAGGGTGGTTGGTACAACCCGAACGGTCTATTGTTGCTTCCTCCTAGTGCGTTCTTCCTGATTGGCGGAATTATCTGGGTACTTCGTACTTATCAAAAAGATCAGTTAGAAAGTGCCGAGTATAAGATTGCTAAAAACACGACTAAGGAGGCTTACTAA
- a CDS encoding Na(+)-translocating NADH-quinone reductase subunit A, which translates to MIKLKRGLDLPISGSPEQSIRQGNAVRTVAVVGFDYNGMKPTMDVQVGDQVKCGQVIFSDKKTPGVLYTAPASGKVVEINRGEKRVLQSVVIEVDGDDSVEFSKYSDFASLTREQVRENLVNSGMWTALRTRPFSKVPEVGSVPASIFVQAMDTNPLAADPQVVIQEKADAFKAGLELLTKLTDGKVFVCQADGANTPVPSTAQVQLASFAGPHPAGLPGTHVHFLDPVGANKTVWTVNYQEVIAIANLFSTGRLDVERVVALAGPQVKKPGLVRTRVGANVFDLTAGELDGTNNRVISGSIFGGRATRGPVSYLGRYHTQVSVLEEGTNRDFMGWLSPGSKRFSLLNIYLSKLAPSRLFNFNTNTNGSERAMVPVGLYEKVMPLDILPTHLLRALAVGDTEQAQLLGALELDEEDLALCTFVCPGKYEYGPILRDNLTRIEKEG; encoded by the coding sequence ATGATAAAGCTAAAACGTGGCCTTGATCTTCCCATCTCTGGAAGTCCAGAGCAGTCTATTCGTCAAGGAAATGCAGTCCGCACAGTTGCTGTAGTTGGTTTCGACTACAACGGCATGAAACCTACTATGGACGTCCAGGTTGGTGATCAAGTTAAGTGTGGTCAGGTAATTTTCTCTGACAAGAAGACTCCAGGAGTGCTATACACTGCACCCGCTTCCGGCAAAGTGGTTGAAATCAACCGTGGGGAGAAACGAGTTCTACAGTCCGTTGTGATCGAAGTTGATGGTGACGATTCTGTAGAGTTTTCGAAATACAGTGATTTTGCAAGCCTAACCCGTGAACAGGTTCGGGAAAATCTTGTGAACTCTGGCATGTGGACAGCATTGCGTACTCGTCCATTCAGTAAAGTGCCAGAAGTAGGCTCTGTTCCTGCGTCTATTTTTGTTCAGGCGATGGATACAAACCCGTTAGCTGCCGATCCACAGGTGGTTATTCAGGAAAAAGCAGACGCCTTTAAAGCTGGCCTGGAACTACTTACTAAACTGACTGACGGCAAAGTGTTCGTTTGTCAGGCTGATGGTGCAAATACACCTGTACCTTCTACAGCACAAGTACAGTTGGCTAGTTTTGCTGGTCCTCACCCTGCAGGTTTACCGGGAACTCATGTTCACTTCCTTGACCCAGTGGGCGCGAATAAAACAGTCTGGACGGTTAACTATCAGGAAGTCATTGCGATTGCTAACTTATTCTCAACGGGTCGTTTAGACGTTGAGCGTGTTGTTGCTCTTGCTGGTCCTCAAGTGAAAAAACCAGGCTTGGTTCGTACGCGTGTTGGTGCCAATGTTTTCGACCTGACGGCTGGTGAATTAGACGGTACAAATAACCGTGTGATCTCTGGTTCTATATTTGGTGGTCGTGCGACTCGTGGTCCTGTTAGCTATCTTGGTCGTTACCATACTCAGGTTTCTGTACTTGAAGAAGGCACTAATCGTGACTTCATGGGATGGTTGTCTCCTGGTAGCAAACGTTTCTCGTTGTTGAATATTTACCTGTCTAAGTTGGCTCCAAGCCGTCTGTTCAATTTCAACACCAATACTAATGGTAGTGAGCGCGCGATGGTTCCAGTCGGCCTTTACGAGAAAGTAATGCCTTTGGATATCCTACCAACTCATTTACTTCGTGCTTTAGCCGTTGGTGATACTGAGCAAGCGCAATTATTAGGTGCATTAGAGTTGGACGAAGAAGATTTGGCACTATGTACTTTTGTTTGCCCTGGTAAGTATGAGTACGGACCAATCTTGCGTGATAACTTAACCCGAATTGAGAAGGAGGGCTAA